A genomic stretch from Drosophila suzukii chromosome X unlocalized genomic scaffold, CBGP_Dsuzu_IsoJpt1.0 scf_Xc, whole genome shotgun sequence includes:
- the LOC139353863 gene encoding uncharacterized protein has translation MASDVRSTLGTYGVHHQVEFVFIPPRSPHFGGLWEAAVKSAKHLFLRAVGNALLKEDEVQTILVEVEAVLNSRPLVADSSNPNDGEAITPAHFLVGTTLAALPPGSAPPHPDDDLTHLQR, from the coding sequence ATGGCCTCCGATGTCCGCAGCACACTGGGAACGTACGGCGTCCATCACCAGGTTGAGTTCGTCTTCATTCCGCCCCGGTCGCCTCATTTCGGGGGCCTATGGGAGGCCGCCGTCAAGTCCGCCAAACACCTCTTTTTGAGGGCCGTCGGAAACGCCTTGCTGAAGGAGGACGAAGTCCAGACGATCCTGGTTGAAGTGGAAGCAGTGCTTAACTCGCGTCCGCTAGTAGCTGACAGCAGCAACCCTAACGACGGAGAGGCTATTACTCCAGCCCACTTTCTGGTAGGCACCACGCTCGCTGCTCTACCCCCAGGATCGGCACCTCCTCATCCGGACGACGACCTAACTCATCTACAACGCTGA